A window from Pseudoliparis swirei isolate HS2019 ecotype Mariana Trench chromosome 17, NWPU_hadal_v1, whole genome shotgun sequence encodes these proteins:
- the LOC130207194 gene encoding C-X-C motif chemokine 10-like, whose product MKLCPQAVRQLAFLSLCFVLITVRESDSTFVPGRCLCPHTQPGVGGQLKALIVYPQSPSCHRVTVIVTLKRTNDPVCLNPEAPMGKQLIRCWKRAQKLGRDVTLCLKRRRRRGRGRQRPQQRSRGLNRRVSSFNSQ is encoded by the exons ATGAAGCTTTGTCCTCAGGCGGTCCGGCAGCTTGCCTTCTTGAGTCTCTGCTTTGTACTCATCACAG TGAGAGAGTCCGACAGCACGTTCGTCCCGGGAAGATGTTTGTGTCCACACACGCAGCCGGGCGTCGGAGGGCAACTGAAGGCGCTCATAGTCTACCCACAAAGCCCCAgctgtcacagagtcacagtgaT CGTGACACTGAAGAGGACCAATGATCCAGTGTGTCTGAATCCAGAGGCGCCGATGGGCAAACAACTGATTCGCTGCTGGAAGAG AGCTCAAAAGTTGGGTCGTGATGTGACGCTTtgcctgaagaggaggaggaggagggggagaggtcgCCAGCGCCCTCAACAGAGGAGCCGGGGCCTCAACAGAAGAGTCTCTTCCTTTAATTCTCAATAG
- the tmem72 gene encoding transmembrane protein 72 isoform X2 yields MGNSERVCWIIVECACRFLGVSTATVLCAVGAETLKQGEFSSLGIYLICPPDWQLFVLWGKMARIGGFHKFLYYAILSVVCFLHPVLVWHAIIPGTMLLVTAFLNFILSKKTTIKSPKRPQEGHSDQDTVCVTEAPSNSTLSFLDVVTGRRGGGQALTTRGHCLGPAERGESVQAMLELEQTIAPKGTDRERRRWKERRLICLRGREEPVEREMEEMDSYCEQEPDTTSDTAPMITETEILTDITQRKACVMYSY; encoded by the exons ATGGGGAACTCAGAGCGGGTCTGTTGGATTATTGTGGAGTGTGCCTGCAGGTTCCTTGGTGTTTCTACAGCAACAG TGTTGTGTGCTGTGGGAGCGGAGACCTTGAAACAGGGAGAATTCAGTAGCCTCGGTATCTACCTAAT CTGTCCTCCAGACTGGCAGCTGTTTGTGTTGTGGGGGAAGATGGCTCGCATTGGAGGCTTCCATAAATTCCTCTATTACGCCATACTGTCAGTGGTCTGCTTCTTGCACCCTGTGTTGGTGTGGCATGCAATTATCCCAG GGACAATGCTTCTGGTGACAGCCTTTTTGAACTTTATACTAAGCAAGAAAACAACGATCAAATCTCCCAAAAGACCACAAGAAGGCCACAGCGACCAAGACACTGTCTGTGTCACGGAGGCCCCCTCAAACAGCACCCTCTCATTCCTCGACGTGgtgacaggaaggagagggggaggacaggCTCTCACAACCAGAGGCCACTGCCTCGGTCcggcagagagaggagagagcgtcCAGGCCAtgctggagctggagcagaCAATAGCACCTAAAGGcacagacagggagaggaggaggtggaaagaAAGGAGGCTGATCTGcttgagagggagggaggagcctgtggagagagagatggaggagatggacagTTACTGTGAGCAAGAGCCAGACACCACCTCAGACACTGCACCTATGATTACTGAGACTGAGATCCTTACTGATATCACACAAAGGAAAGCATGTGTAATGTATTCATACTGA
- the tmem72 gene encoding transmembrane protein 72 isoform X1, giving the protein MGNSERVCWIIVECACRFLGVSTATVLCAVGAETLKQGEFSSLGIYLIVSSVGIMMFELAYFLDTLLIMCLPCPPDWQLFVLWGKMARIGGFHKFLYYAILSVVCFLHPVLVWHAIIPGTMLLVTAFLNFILSKKTTIKSPKRPQEGHSDQDTVCVTEAPSNSTLSFLDVVTGRRGGGQALTTRGHCLGPAERGESVQAMLELEQTIAPKGTDRERRRWKERRLICLRGREEPVEREMEEMDSYCEQEPDTTSDTAPMITETEILTDITQRKACVMYSY; this is encoded by the exons ATGGGGAACTCAGAGCGGGTCTGTTGGATTATTGTGGAGTGTGCCTGCAGGTTCCTTGGTGTTTCTACAGCAACAG TGTTGTGTGCTGTGGGAGCGGAGACCTTGAAACAGGGAGAATTCAGTAGCCTCGGTATCTACCTAAT AGTGTCATCTGTTGGCATCATGATGTTTGAACTGGCCTATTTCCTGGACACGCTTCTGATCATGTGTCTGCC CTGTCCTCCAGACTGGCAGCTGTTTGTGTTGTGGGGGAAGATGGCTCGCATTGGAGGCTTCCATAAATTCCTCTATTACGCCATACTGTCAGTGGTCTGCTTCTTGCACCCTGTGTTGGTGTGGCATGCAATTATCCCAG GGACAATGCTTCTGGTGACAGCCTTTTTGAACTTTATACTAAGCAAGAAAACAACGATCAAATCTCCCAAAAGACCACAAGAAGGCCACAGCGACCAAGACACTGTCTGTGTCACGGAGGCCCCCTCAAACAGCACCCTCTCATTCCTCGACGTGgtgacaggaaggagagggggaggacaggCTCTCACAACCAGAGGCCACTGCCTCGGTCcggcagagagaggagagagcgtcCAGGCCAtgctggagctggagcagaCAATAGCACCTAAAGGcacagacagggagaggaggaggtggaaagaAAGGAGGCTGATCTGcttgagagggagggaggagcctgtggagagagagatggaggagatggacagTTACTGTGAGCAAGAGCCAGACACCACCTCAGACACTGCACCTATGATTACTGAGACTGAGATCCTTACTGATATCACACAAAGGAAAGCATGTGTAATGTATTCATACTGA
- the tmem72 gene encoding transmembrane protein 72 isoform X3 — protein sequence MMFELAYFLDTLLIMCLPCPPDWQLFVLWGKMARIGGFHKFLYYAILSVVCFLHPVLVWHAIIPGTMLLVTAFLNFILSKKTTIKSPKRPQEGHSDQDTVCVTEAPSNSTLSFLDVVTGRRGGGQALTTRGHCLGPAERGESVQAMLELEQTIAPKGTDRERRRWKERRLICLRGREEPVEREMEEMDSYCEQEPDTTSDTAPMITETEILTDITQRKACVMYSY from the exons ATGATGTTTGAACTGGCCTATTTCCTGGACACGCTTCTGATCATGTGTCTGCC CTGTCCTCCAGACTGGCAGCTGTTTGTGTTGTGGGGGAAGATGGCTCGCATTGGAGGCTTCCATAAATTCCTCTATTACGCCATACTGTCAGTGGTCTGCTTCTTGCACCCTGTGTTGGTGTGGCATGCAATTATCCCAG GGACAATGCTTCTGGTGACAGCCTTTTTGAACTTTATACTAAGCAAGAAAACAACGATCAAATCTCCCAAAAGACCACAAGAAGGCCACAGCGACCAAGACACTGTCTGTGTCACGGAGGCCCCCTCAAACAGCACCCTCTCATTCCTCGACGTGgtgacaggaaggagagggggaggacaggCTCTCACAACCAGAGGCCACTGCCTCGGTCcggcagagagaggagagagcgtcCAGGCCAtgctggagctggagcagaCAATAGCACCTAAAGGcacagacagggagaggaggaggtggaaagaAAGGAGGCTGATCTGcttgagagggagggaggagcctgtggagagagagatggaggagatggacagTTACTGTGAGCAAGAGCCAGACACCACCTCAGACACTGCACCTATGATTACTGAGACTGAGATCCTTACTGATATCACACAAAGGAAAGCATGTGTAATGTATTCATACTGA